The following proteins are encoded in a genomic region of Deinococcus sp. YIM 134068:
- a CDS encoding sugar ABC transporter substrate-binding protein, with protein sequence MKKVVLALTVGLAGSASAANLTMWTSFEAAGEIAWVKAQAAQFEKKTGHKVTVVSVPFAQTQDKFIQSAPKGQGPDLIATEPHDRLGRYAASGVIEPLDKYVTSRSDYDRTALGAFTYKGKLFGLPLNAEAVALIYNKKLVPQAPTTWAAFLKAAQANTGSGKFGYLTDISEPYKSYGFVSAYGGYVFKNDGGTLNTGDVGLDNTGTAKALGFLNDLRYKYNLVPEGVSQDAAKSAFVDGRAAMLYTGPWDMGDIKKAGIDYGIANFPTPPGATGKWSPFVGVRAVLVNAYSKNKPVAVQLARQLTSPEAQLAYNKAGGAIPASLSARARLKSDPVVAGFGRAISAGTAMPNISEMGAVWGPWAAATAQAVQKPGPNYAGLLQKAVSEIESNIK encoded by the coding sequence ATGAAGAAAGTGGTGTTGGCGCTGACCGTTGGTCTGGCTGGAAGTGCTTCCGCAGCAAACCTGACGATGTGGACCTCGTTCGAGGCGGCGGGCGAGATTGCCTGGGTCAAGGCGCAGGCCGCGCAGTTCGAGAAGAAGACGGGGCACAAGGTGACGGTGGTGAGCGTGCCGTTCGCGCAGACGCAGGACAAGTTCATCCAGAGCGCGCCGAAGGGGCAGGGGCCGGACCTGATCGCCACCGAACCCCACGACCGCCTGGGGCGGTATGCGGCGTCGGGCGTGATCGAGCCGCTGGATAAGTACGTCACGTCCAGGTCCGACTACGACCGGACGGCCCTGGGGGCGTTTACCTACAAGGGCAAGCTGTTCGGGCTGCCGCTGAATGCGGAGGCCGTGGCGCTGATCTACAACAAGAAGCTGGTGCCCCAGGCACCGACGACGTGGGCGGCCTTCCTCAAGGCCGCGCAGGCCAATACCGGCAGTGGGAAGTTCGGCTACCTGACGGACATCAGCGAACCCTACAAGAGCTACGGCTTTGTCAGCGCGTATGGCGGGTACGTGTTCAAGAACGATGGCGGCACGCTGAACACGGGGGACGTGGGGCTGGACAACACGGGGACGGCGAAGGCGCTGGGGTTCCTGAACGATCTGCGCTACAAGTACAACCTCGTGCCGGAGGGCGTGAGTCAGGACGCGGCCAAGAGTGCCTTCGTGGACGGACGCGCGGCGATGCTCTACACCGGCCCGTGGGACATGGGCGACATCAAGAAGGCGGGCATCGACTACGGGATCGCCAACTTTCCGACGCCCCCCGGCGCGACCGGGAAGTGGAGTCCATTCGTGGGGGTGCGGGCGGTGCTGGTGAACGCCTACAGCAAGAACAAGCCGGTGGCGGTGCAGCTCGCGCGGCAGTTGACGAGTCCCGAGGCGCAGCTGGCCTACAACAAGGCGGGCGGGGCGATTCCGGCGAGCCTCTCGGCGCGGGCGCGGCTGAAGAGTGACCCGGTGGTGGCGGGCTTCGGGCGGGCGATCAGCGCGGGCACGGCGATGCCGAACATCTCGGAGATGGGGGCGGTCTGGGGGCCGTGGGCGGCGGCGACGGCCCAGGCGGTGCAGAAGCCCGGCCCGAACTACGCGGGACTGCTCCAGAAGGCCGTCAGCGAGATCGAGTCCAACATCAAGTGA
- a CDS encoding tannase/feruloyl esterase family alpha/beta hydrolase, giving the protein MDLRRVTLLGLGEAGSEMARDLLAAGVGVRAYDPDPSRQVDGVTLAGDEADAVGDSQIVLSVNWSRVSLDVARRVRSALQAGQVYAELNTSSPDKKRAVADVLGPDALVVDAALMSPVPGKGIRTPMLVSGPGSARFAELLRPLNGPVTVLDGPVGLAASRKLARSVFFKGLAAAVGEALEAAARMGPEAEAALRADITQTLIEADASYGNRSGVPSASWSSPAKIANLVSYVRTQCDGLDGAEDGIIGDVRACNARVTVQTVKAALRCPDGADTGDTCFSDAQLTAIEKIGSPVQFSFAFAGGSTTYPRWPILEGGTFLSNHLGRTNTADPAKTPFVADGTAFQYFPGKGDVTGFITRDLSYDPLAFDPSAWVTRLQQVSGWTDAVSLDYSRFTDHGGKLLLTHGTIDDSITPHNTVMYWDRLVAANGRAAVDRFARFYLIPGKGHGQGLFHAKVDLLSALEAWVERGVAPQNLVAVDGNTGEATAATNGRTRPLCEYGSFPKYTGAASPTQAQANDAANFTCTAY; this is encoded by the coding sequence GTGGACCTGCGGCGGGTGACGCTGCTGGGATTGGGCGAGGCGGGGAGTGAGATGGCCCGCGACCTCCTCGCGGCGGGCGTGGGGGTGCGGGCCTACGACCCCGACCCGAGCAGACAGGTGGACGGCGTGACCCTCGCCGGGGACGAGGCGGACGCGGTGGGCGACTCACAGATCGTCCTCAGCGTGAACTGGTCGCGGGTGTCGCTGGACGTGGCCCGCCGGGTGCGGTCCGCCTTGCAAGCCGGGCAGGTCTACGCCGAGTTGAACACCTCCTCACCTGACAAGAAACGGGCGGTCGCAGACGTACTCGGCCCGGACGCTCTCGTCGTGGACGCCGCCCTGATGAGTCCGGTGCCGGGGAAGGGCATCCGCACGCCCATGCTGGTGTCCGGCCCCGGCTCGGCCCGCTTCGCCGAACTCCTGCGCCCCCTGAATGGCCCCGTCACGGTGCTGGACGGCCCGGTGGGGCTGGCGGCCTCGCGCAAGCTGGCCCGCAGCGTGTTCTTCAAGGGGCTGGCGGCGGCGGTCGGGGAAGCTCTCGAAGCGGCGGCCCGGATGGGTCCCGAGGCGGAAGCTGCCCTGCGCGCGGACATCACCCAAACGTTGATCGAAGCGGACGCAAGCTACGGCAACAGGTCGGGCGTCCCCAGCGCGTCGTGGAGCAGCCCGGCCAAGATCGCCAATCTGGTGAGCTACGTGCGGACGCAGTGCGACGGCCTGGACGGGGCCGAGGACGGCATCATCGGGGATGTGCGGGCCTGCAACGCGCGGGTGACGGTCCAGACGGTCAAGGCCGCCCTGCGCTGCCCGGACGGGGCCGATACGGGCGACACCTGCTTTTCCGACGCGCAGCTCACGGCGATCGAGAAGATCGGCTCGCCCGTGCAGTTCAGCTTCGCGTTCGCCGGGGGCAGCACCACGTATCCGAGGTGGCCGATCCTGGAGGGCGGGACCTTCCTCTCCAACCACCTGGGGCGGACCAACACGGCGGACCCGGCCAAGACGCCCTTCGTCGCCGACGGTACGGCCTTTCAGTACTTCCCCGGCAAGGGCGACGTGACGGGCTTCATCACGCGGGACCTGAGCTACGACCCGCTGGCCTTCGACCCGTCCGCGTGGGTAACGCGCCTTCAGCAGGTGTCGGGCTGGACGGACGCGGTGAGCCTCGACTACAGCCGCTTCACGGACCACGGCGGCAAGCTGCTGCTCACGCACGGCACCATCGACGACTCCATCACCCCGCACAACACTGTCATGTACTGGGACCGGCTCGTGGCGGCGAACGGTCGGGCGGCGGTGGACCGGTTCGCGCGCTTCTACCTGATTCCCGGCAAGGGTCACGGCCAGGGCCTCTTCCACGCCAAAGTCGATCTGCTCTCCGCGCTGGAGGCCTGGGTCGAGCGCGGCGTCGCCCCGCAAAACCTCGTCGCGGTGGACGGCAACACGGGCGAGGCGACCGCCGCCACCAATGGCCGCACCCGCCCGCTGTGCGAGTACGGCAGCTTCCCGAAGTACACCGGCGCGGCCAGCCCGACGCAGGCCCAGGCAAACGACGCGGCCAACTTCACCTGCACGGCGTACTGA
- a CDS encoding 4-carboxy-4-hydroxy-2-oxoadipate aldolase/oxaloacetate decarboxylase, translated as MVRPQDFLPFGVSTVYEASGRQGLVDTELHQIIPGSRVCGPARTVLCAQGDNLMVHAAMAAVRPGEVLVLVMPEEEPVALVGDLLATQAKVRGAAGMLIGAAVRDVETLREIGLPIWSRFIRSRGAKRTDTGTLNVPVQLGGTTIRNGDLVLMDADGAVVIPQDRVEDVLSASRQREQKEATNREKFESGVLSIDLYGLREGLAPLLVEG; from the coding sequence ATGGTGAGGCCGCAGGACTTCCTCCCCTTCGGCGTCTCCACCGTGTACGAGGCGTCAGGCCGTCAGGGGCTGGTGGACACCGAACTCCATCAGATCATTCCCGGCAGCCGCGTGTGCGGTCCGGCCCGCACGGTCCTCTGCGCGCAGGGCGACAACCTGATGGTCCACGCGGCGATGGCCGCCGTGAGGCCGGGCGAGGTGCTGGTCCTCGTGATGCCAGAAGAGGAACCCGTCGCGCTCGTCGGCGACCTGCTCGCCACCCAGGCGAAGGTGCGTGGGGCCGCCGGAATGCTGATCGGCGCGGCGGTGCGGGACGTGGAGACGTTGCGCGAGATAGGATTGCCGATCTGGTCGCGCTTTATCCGCTCACGTGGGGCAAAACGCACGGACACCGGAACGCTGAACGTCCCCGTTCAACTCGGCGGAACGACCATTCGCAACGGCGACCTCGTGCTGATGGATGCCGACGGCGCAGTGGTCATCCCGCAAGATCGCGTGGAGGACGTACTCAGCGCCTCCCGGCAGCGTGAGCAGAAGGAGGCCACCAACCGCGAGAAGTTCGAGTCCGGCGTGCTGTCCATCGACCTGTACGGGCTGCGCGAGGGGCTGGCCCCCCTGCTCGTGGAGGGCTGA
- a CDS encoding PIG-L deacetylase family protein: MTRLLVVSAHAADFVWRAGGAIASVTAAGGTAHVVALSYGERGESGELWKDPGQTEENVKRIRHEEASRAAAHLGATFEGFDLGDYPLVIDDAAISRLVDALTSFAPDVLLTHAEKDPFNPDHPVAYVATERARQLASGAGVASAFKTIRPPQFLLFEPHQPELCGFVPTTFLDITPVFAQKEAAMAEMGAQGYLKTYYTERAGHRANHARRISGRSEIKQAEAFMRVMPQVIQSW, encoded by the coding sequence GTGACCCGGCTGCTCGTGGTCAGCGCCCACGCCGCCGACTTCGTGTGGCGGGCGGGGGGTGCTATCGCGTCCGTGACGGCAGCGGGCGGCACGGCGCATGTCGTGGCCCTCTCCTACGGGGAGCGTGGCGAGTCCGGCGAGCTGTGGAAGGACCCCGGCCAGACCGAGGAGAACGTCAAGCGCATCCGGCACGAGGAGGCCAGCCGCGCCGCCGCGCACCTCGGCGCGACCTTCGAGGGCTTCGACCTCGGCGACTACCCGCTCGTCATCGACGACGCCGCGATCAGCCGCCTGGTGGACGCCCTGACCTCCTTCGCGCCGGATGTGCTGCTCACGCACGCGGAAAAGGACCCCTTCAACCCCGATCACCCGGTCGCCTACGTCGCCACCGAGCGGGCGCGGCAACTGGCGAGCGGGGCGGGCGTGGCGAGCGCGTTCAAGACGATCAGGCCGCCCCAATTCCTGCTGTTCGAGCCGCACCAGCCGGAGTTGTGCGGCTTCGTGCCGACCACCTTCCTCGATATCACTCCCGTCTTCGCGCAGAAGGAGGCGGCGATGGCCGAGATGGGGGCGCAGGGCTATCTCAAGACGTACTACACCGAGCGGGCGGGACACCGCGCCAACCACGCCCGGCGCATCAGCGGCAGGAGCGAGATCAAGCAGGCCGAGGCGTTCATGCGGGTGATGCCGCAGGTAATCCAATCATGGTGA
- a CDS encoding DUF6282 family protein, which produces MTATTHPTPSREALDLTRGAFDLHVHIDPDVIPRRVTDLDLAPRFLERGLRGFVLKSHYTSTAERASVVRAAVPGIEALGSLTLNSAVGGLNPLAVEIAAREGARIIWLPTVDAENEAHEHAARPAGAKLPLWAKLQEDLRARGLPVPSVPVLDEGGRVKEALRQVLQVIASHGLVLATGHLSRGEIFKVVQAAHEEGVEHIVVTHPDYPTQNLSAEDQVELARRGAWMERCAAPSYSGKVRWERLFEATRAVGPERTIFSTDFGQPANPPVEDGLPIMVDQFLAAGFGADDLHRMTVTNSVSLAGVAVNA; this is translated from the coding sequence ATGACCGCCACCACCCATCCCACCCCCAGCCGCGAGGCGCTCGACCTCACGCGGGGCGCGTTCGATCTGCACGTTCACATCGACCCGGACGTGATTCCGCGCCGGGTGACGGACCTCGACCTCGCCCCGCGTTTTCTGGAACGTGGTCTGCGCGGCTTCGTCCTCAAGTCGCACTACACCTCCACCGCCGAACGTGCTTCCGTGGTGCGGGCCGCCGTGCCCGGCATCGAGGCGCTGGGGTCGCTGACGCTGAACAGCGCCGTCGGTGGCCTGAACCCGCTCGCCGTGGAAATCGCCGCCCGTGAGGGGGCGCGCATCATCTGGCTCCCCACCGTGGACGCCGAGAACGAGGCACACGAACACGCGGCCCGTCCCGCCGGGGCGAAGCTGCCGCTGTGGGCGAAGTTGCAGGAGGACCTGCGCGCCCGTGGGCTGCCCGTGCCCAGCGTGCCCGTGCTGGATGAGGGGGGCAGAGTTAAAGAGGCTCTGCGTCAGGTCCTCCAGGTCATCGCCTCTCACGGTCTCGTCCTCGCCACCGGGCACCTCTCGCGGGGCGAGATTTTCAAGGTCGTTCAGGCCGCCCACGAGGAGGGGGTGGAACATATCGTCGTCACCCACCCGGACTACCCGACCCAGAACCTCAGCGCCGAGGATCAGGTGGAACTCGCCCGGCGGGGGGCGTGGATGGAACGTTGCGCCGCCCCGTCGTACAGCGGCAAGGTGCGCTGGGAACGGCTGTTCGAGGCGACGCGCGCCGTGGGGCCGGAACGGACCATCTTCTCCACCGACTTCGGGCAGCCCGCGAATCCACCCGTGGAGGACGGCCTGCCGATCATGGTGGACCAGTTCCTCGCGGCGGGGTTCGGGGCCGACGACCTGCACCGCATGACGGTGACGAACAGCGTTTCACTCGCGGGCGTGGCGGTGAACGCGTGA
- a CDS encoding GntR family transcriptional regulator, which produces MSPRTTDRQTVADEAYTVMRRAIRSGDLMPGERLVETDLAERWGLGRNAVRTSLARLEQDGLVERSPFRGARVRVISEAEAVEILEARSVLEGLAARHAAGRVTPEGLEELRALLRRMEEHSRAGDLLASSDVNSQLHRRIVELAALPIVARLIDGLHAQNVRHQFRTVLAPGRAAQSLQEHRAIVDALATGDGDTAEAAMRQHLAHVVETLRSLQKPR; this is translated from the coding sequence GTGAGTCCCCGCACGACCGACAGGCAGACCGTGGCCGACGAGGCGTACACCGTGATGCGCCGGGCCATCCGCAGCGGGGACCTGATGCCCGGCGAGCGGCTGGTGGAGACCGACCTCGCCGAACGCTGGGGCCTGGGCCGCAACGCGGTGCGGACCTCCCTGGCGCGGCTGGAGCAGGACGGGCTGGTGGAGCGGTCGCCCTTTCGGGGAGCGCGGGTGCGCGTGATCAGCGAGGCCGAGGCCGTGGAGATTCTGGAGGCCAGATCGGTGCTGGAGGGTCTGGCCGCCCGGCACGCGGCGGGGCGCGTCACCCCCGAGGGGCTGGAGGAGTTGCGCGCCCTCCTGCGGCGGATGGAGGAACACTCCCGCGCAGGCGACCTGCTCGCCTCCTCCGACGTGAACAGCCAGCTCCACCGCCGCATCGTGGAGCTGGCCGCGCTGCCCATCGTCGCCCGCCTGATCGACGGCCTGCACGCGCAGAACGTCCGCCACCAGTTCCGCACGGTGCTCGCGCCGGGCCGGGCCGCGCAGTCCCTACAGGAGCACCGCGCCATCGTGGACGCGCTGGCGACGGGGGACGGCGACACGGCGGAGGCGGCCATGCGGCAGCACCTCGCGCACGTGGTGGAGACGCTGCGCTCCCTGCAAAAGCCGCGCTAA
- a CDS encoding catechol 2,3-dioxygenase: MSHNGPGRTHDLAHLAHVELLTPRPEESLHFFTEVMGLEVSGQEGESVYLRGWDDYEYHTLKLTAARTNGMGHCAFRAGSPEALERRVAAIEAQGLGIGWQGGDQGHGPAYAFHTPDGHRAELYYETRWYEADETTRPALKNQASRFPARGANLRRIDHLNLLASRVTPMREFFVDTLGTLLSEQIVFDDGSEKAAWFSMNSKSYDLAVSEDHSGARGRLHHLTYAVDSREDVLRAADICLEHGVFIETGPHKHSINQTFFLYVYEPGGNRFEIASAGARLILAPDWKVVVWNEAERRKGQAWGLQTIASFHTHGTPVVTGETP, from the coding sequence ATGAGTCATAACGGACCCGGACGGACCCACGACCTCGCCCACCTCGCGCACGTCGAACTCCTCACGCCGCGCCCCGAGGAGAGCCTGCACTTCTTCACCGAGGTCATGGGCCTGGAGGTCAGTGGGCAGGAGGGGGAAAGCGTCTACCTGCGCGGCTGGGACGACTACGAGTACCACACCCTGAAGCTCACGGCGGCGCGGACGAACGGCATGGGACACTGCGCCTTCCGCGCGGGGAGTCCCGAAGCGTTGGAACGGCGGGTGGCGGCCATCGAGGCTCAGGGGTTGGGCATCGGCTGGCAGGGCGGCGACCAGGGCCACGGCCCCGCCTACGCCTTCCACACGCCGGACGGCCACCGCGCCGAGCTGTACTACGAGACGCGCTGGTACGAGGCGGACGAGACCACGCGGCCCGCCCTGAAGAACCAGGCGTCGCGCTTCCCGGCGCGCGGGGCGAACCTGCGGCGCATCGACCACCTCAACCTGCTGGCCTCCCGCGTCACGCCCATGCGCGAGTTCTTCGTGGACACGCTGGGCACGCTCCTCTCGGAGCAGATCGTCTTCGACGACGGGAGCGAGAAGGCCGCGTGGTTCAGCATGAACTCCAAGAGTTACGACCTCGCCGTTTCCGAGGACCACTCCGGGGCGCGGGGCCGACTCCACCACCTCACCTACGCCGTGGACAGCCGCGAGGACGTGCTGCGGGCCGCCGACATCTGCCTGGAACATGGCGTGTTCATCGAGACGGGACCGCACAAGCACAGCATCAACCAGACGTTTTTCCTCTACGTGTACGAGCCGGGCGGCAACCGCTTCGAGATCGCGAGCGCCGGGGCGCGGCTGATCCTCGCGCCGGACTGGAAGGTGGTCGTGTGGAACGAGGCCGAGCGCCGGAAGGGGCAGGCGTGGGGCCTCCAGACCATCGCCTCCTTCCACACCCACGGCACGCCGGTCGTGACCGGGGAGACGCCGTGA
- a CDS encoding sugar ABC transporter ATP-binding protein produces MATFEAIGIRKSYGGTHALKGVDFRVRSGSVHALLGENGAGKSTLVKILTGAERPDAGEVRLDGRAVRFHNTAEAGRSGVAVVSQELSLFPDMDVLSNLYPMRERRRGPLVDRPEMRRLALPVLHSLGLNPDLNAPLADLSLAERQLVEIARALITSPQVLVLDEPTSALEASSSARLLSALRVLRERSVAVVFVSHILQEVMDLCDEVTVLRDGEVALPSAPTHTLGVSGIVSAMLGDKAKLRRAEEAAGSRAGVQALAGQVGAAGGGPLTVTNMNVQGGARNVSLEVRPGEVVGLTGLMGAGHQSVLEAVAGLRRREAGAVTYPDGRPGPRELREGIARGVAYVTGDRKRLGLMLDKSIWENVAAVQSVGLARTGPLLSVPALRRRAQEYVRSIGIRVGSVDHPVSSLSGGNQQKVVLAKWLETRPGLLLMDDPTRGVDVGAKAEMHGMIRALAEAGSPTLVCSTDLEELTGGLCDRVLVFYSGRVCAELSGETLNSQTLLEAMNTGHGPAAGVAA; encoded by the coding sequence ATGGCGACCTTCGAGGCCATCGGTATTCGCAAGTCCTACGGCGGCACGCACGCCCTGAAAGGGGTGGACTTCCGCGTCCGGTCCGGCAGCGTCCACGCCCTGCTGGGCGAGAACGGCGCGGGCAAGAGCACGCTCGTCAAGATTCTGACTGGGGCCGAGCGCCCCGACGCGGGCGAGGTGCGGCTCGACGGCAGGGCGGTCCGCTTTCACAACACCGCCGAGGCGGGCAGGAGCGGCGTCGCGGTGGTGTCGCAGGAACTCAGCCTCTTTCCCGACATGGACGTGCTGAGCAACCTCTACCCCATGCGTGAGCGGCGGCGCGGCCCGCTCGTGGACCGCCCCGAGATGCGCCGCCTCGCGCTGCCCGTGCTGCACAGCCTCGGCCTGAATCCTGACCTGAACGCGCCGCTGGCCGACCTCAGCCTCGCCGAGCGGCAACTCGTGGAGATCGCCCGCGCGCTGATCACCAGTCCGCAGGTCCTCGTGCTCGACGAGCCGACCTCGGCGCTGGAGGCGAGCAGTTCCGCGCGGCTGCTCTCGGCGCTGCGGGTGCTGCGGGAGCGGTCTGTCGCGGTGGTCTTCGTCTCGCACATCCTTCAGGAGGTGATGGACCTGTGCGACGAGGTGACGGTGCTGCGCGACGGCGAGGTAGCGTTGCCGAGCGCACCCACCCATACCCTCGGCGTGTCGGGCATCGTCTCGGCGATGCTGGGGGACAAGGCGAAGCTGCGCCGGGCGGAGGAGGCCGCCGGGTCGCGGGCAGGCGTGCAGGCGCTCGCGGGGCAGGTGGGAGCCGCCGGGGGTGGGCCGCTCACCGTCACCAACATGAACGTGCAGGGCGGCGCGCGGAACGTGAGTCTGGAGGTCAGGCCCGGCGAGGTCGTCGGCCTGACCGGGCTGATGGGTGCGGGACATCAGAGCGTGCTGGAGGCCGTCGCAGGGCTGCGCCGCCGGGAGGCCGGGGCGGTGACCTACCCCGACGGACGGCCCGGCCCGCGAGAACTGCGGGAAGGCATAGCGCGCGGCGTGGCTTACGTCACCGGGGACCGCAAGCGGTTAGGATTGATGCTCGACAAGTCCATCTGGGAGAACGTCGCGGCGGTGCAGTCGGTGGGCCTGGCGCGCACCGGCCCGCTGCTGAGCGTTCCCGCCCTGCGCCGTCGCGCCCAGGAGTACGTGAGAAGCATCGGCATCCGCGTGGGGTCGGTGGACCATCCGGTGAGTTCCCTCTCGGGCGGCAATCAGCAGAAGGTCGTGCTGGCGAAGTGGCTGGAGACGCGCCCCGGCCTCCTGCTGATGGACGATCCGACGCGCGGCGTGGATGTGGGCGCGAAGGCCGAGATGCACGGCATGATTCGCGCGCTCGCCGAGGCGGGGTCGCCGACGCTGGTGTGTTCCACCGACCTGGAGGAACTGACCGGCGGCCTGTGCGACCGGGTGCTCGTGTTCTACTCTGGCCGCGTGTGCGCCGAACTGAGCGGGGAGACGTTGAACTCCCAGACGTTACTGGAAGCCATGAATACGGGCCACGGCCCGGCGGCGGGGGTGGCGGCATGA